DNA sequence from the Chitinophaga flava genome:
CGCAAGAAAGCTGTTGCAGAAGCCAAATTCCTTCGGGCCAACTATTATTTTGTGCTGGTACAGCTTTGGGGAGATGTAACACTTACCACCACCTTTATTTCCGGGCCTGTCACTTCGGCCAACAGGGATCCGTTGGCTAAAGTATACGACGCCATCATCACCGACCTGAAAGAGGCCATGCCTGATCTGGCGCCCGGCCCTAAAGGAACAGATCCCGGCAGAGCCAATGCAGCCGCAGCCAAACATGTACTGGCTAAAGTATATCTTACCAGGGCCGGCAGCAAAGCTGCCCAAGCTACTGACTACCAGGATGCTGCCACCACTGCAACAGATCTGCTGACAACAGCTCCTGCACTGGGTTTGTCGCTGTTGCCCGATTTCGGCAGCATCTTCGCCGAAGGCAATGAAAACAATGCAGAAGTACTATGGACTGTACAACATACCTCCAGTCTGTCATACAACGGTTCTCCTACCCAGAACAACAGTACACCAGACAATATGCTTGTACACCTGTTTGTACCACAATATGAAAAGATAGATGGCATGGCCCGCAATATTCGTGACGGCCGGCCTTACATCCGTACAGTGCCCACCAAATGGCTGATTGATACTGTTTTTGCTGAACGGAAAAATGATACCCGCTTCGATAAAAGTTTTCAGACAGTATGGTTCTGCAACAACGCCAGCAGCATTCCGGTATGGCCTAACCCGCTGCCACCGGGCGCTCCGGCTGATGCGGCTCCCGGTAAGCCTAAAATGAAACCGGGAGACACCTGTATCTACATGCCGCAAGGCAAGTTCACAGATGCACAAATTGCTGCAGCACCTTATACACTGATCCCGTCCAGTAAGTACTCTATCAAAATGTCACCGGCATTATCCAAATACGTTGATACCAAACGATCTGATATGAATGCGCCATCTATCCGGCCTCTCATCGCATACCGTCTGGCAGAAACCTATCTGGTAGCAGCGGAAGCACTGATGCAGAGCGGGCGCCCTGCTGAAGCCATAACCTATATAAATGCAGTACGGGAAAGAGCTGCCTTTCCTACCGGTGATAAAACAAAGATGGATATCACCGTCGCCAACCTGAACATCGACTTCATCCTCGATGAACGCTCCCGTGAACTGGCCGGCGAAAACGTAAGATGGCTGGACCTTGTAAGAACACGCACCCTGCAGGACAGACTGCTGAAACACAACGACGACAATTCCAGAGGCAACTTCAAATCACCCAAACATTGGCTCAGACCTATCCCACAGGACCAGATCGATGCCACCACCACCGGTACGCCCTATCCGCAAAATCCAGGCTGGTAATTAATATCCATTACGAATAAAAAAAGCGAGGACCGAAGCAGATAATGCCTCAGTCCTCGCTTTTTTTATTCGCAATTTCGTATTTGATTGCTACAGTCGTTCCAATCCACCTACCATACTGAAAGTAATCACCGCCAATACGATCAGGGTAATAACCACATACAGGTAATCCTTCTCCAGCAAAAACGCAAAAACGGAAAAGACTATACGAAAAATCGGTGTCGCGATTAATAAAACAACGCCCAGCTGTATCACATCACGTCCCTGACCGGCCATGATACCCTTCAGGATGCCAGGCAGGTTGTCCAGCCCTTCCCGTACACCGGTAAAGGTGCCATAGTCGGGACTTTCATGCCCATGCCGGTACAGATACACGATACCGCCAAGTAATACTATAATACTGGATGTGATCACCCCTACACGCAGCTGTTTTCCGATCAGTTGCTGGATGTCCTTATCTGCCCAGAAATGTTTTGAAAAAAGCCTCATGTCTTACAGTTTACCGGTTGAACCATTATAAATCATCTGAAACGCCAGGAAGGTGATTACAACGCTAAAGACTATACGTAACCACTTGGTATTGGCTTTTACCAGCAGCCTGGACCCTCCGAAAGCACCCAGCAATACTCCCAGTACCACCGGCATACACAGCCCCGGGCTTACATATCCCCGCTGCAGGTATACTACGGCACTGGCCGCAGCGGTAACCCCGATCATAAAGTTGCTGGTAGTGGTAGACACTTTAAAGGGAATACGCATGACGTTGTCCATGGCCAGCACTTTTAAGGCGCCGGAACCTATGCCCAGCAAGCCCGACATAACGCCGGCAAAC
Encoded proteins:
- a CDS encoding DUF1634 domain-containing protein; the protein is MRLFSKHFWADKDIQQLIGKQLRVGVITSSIIVLLGGIVYLYRHGHESPDYGTFTGVREGLDNLPGILKGIMAGQGRDVIQLGVVLLIATPIFRIVFSVFAFLLEKDYLYVVITLIVLAVITFSMVGGLERL
- a CDS encoding RagB/SusD family nutrient uptake outer membrane protein — protein: MKKILLAISFFTSASFLGSCSKMLNETPRSVLVPDFYKTAQGVNAALDASYAGTRTIWGCEDYFSMTTPGTDEFKRGNDGNQNFMTYDPGLLPSDGKFKAQWNNIYTYINTCNAVIQFAPTAPGLTDAIRKKAVAEAKFLRANYYFVLVQLWGDVTLTTTFISGPVTSANRDPLAKVYDAIITDLKEAMPDLAPGPKGTDPGRANAAAAKHVLAKVYLTRAGSKAAQATDYQDAATTATDLLTTAPALGLSLLPDFGSIFAEGNENNAEVLWTVQHTSSLSYNGSPTQNNSTPDNMLVHLFVPQYEKIDGMARNIRDGRPYIRTVPTKWLIDTVFAERKNDTRFDKSFQTVWFCNNASSIPVWPNPLPPGAPADAAPGKPKMKPGDTCIYMPQGKFTDAQIAAAPYTLIPSSKYSIKMSPALSKYVDTKRSDMNAPSIRPLIAYRLAETYLVAAEALMQSGRPAEAITYINAVRERAAFPTGDKTKMDITVANLNIDFILDERSRELAGENVRWLDLVRTRTLQDRLLKHNDDNSRGNFKSPKHWLRPIPQDQIDATTTGTPYPQNPGW